ACCAACCTGGCGACCGTCGTGTCCAAAGAACCAGAGCTCCAAGCAACCTTAAAGAAACACCGAATTGGACTGAAACGCCCCAACGCCCCCATCATGGTGGCGACCAGCATTGCTGACGACATAATCCCCACCGAGCAGGCCAAACAACTCGCCCAAGACTTCTGTGCTTTAGGCAGCGCCGTGGAATTTCATGAAACACATCTACCCCGAGTAACACCGGATGTCGCCTCGGGTGTCAATCATGCGTTACAGCTATTTGGTGACGCCCCCGCATCCATCAGCTACCTTATGGATCGGTTTAATAATCGTCCCGCCCCCACCAACTGCGGCGCTCTTTAACACCACAGCGCCCTCCCGCATTCACATCTCATGCGCTGGTTGGTTGTGTGCTGCGTTTCCTGTGTTTTGGGTTTTCAATCCGCAACCCACGTTCCGGTTTCGCAGCACACATTAACTGATGCGTTTCCGCTGGTTGGTTGTGTGCTGCGTTTCCTGCGTTTTGGGTTATCAATCCGCAACCCACATTCCGGTTTCGCAGCACACAGATAGGGCGGCATAAGAGAACCCGCCCTGCGTGAAAGCAGGGCGGGTTTGGTTATGTTTTAGACCTCGGGGCTTGGTTCTGCTACCGGCTCAGCAGCTGCAGTAGACATTTCACCTACGAAATCTGGTAGTGGTTTTGGACGTGGCGTGAAGGTGAATTCAGCCTTGTCCGTATCCTTGGATTCGCCATCCCAACCAGTGACGTCAACGGTGATGATTTCGCCAGCGCCAACCTCACCGAACAGAATCTTTTCAGACAATGCGTCTTCAATTTCCCGCTGAATAGTGCGGCGCAGTGGCCGAGCACCAAGCACTGGATCGAAACCACGCTTCGCAAGTAGATTCTTTGCTAGATCGGTAAGTTCGATTCCCATATCTTTGGCTGCGAGAGCCTTTTCGACACGGCCAACTAGCAGGTCAACCATCTCCACAATCTGCTCCTGGGTGAGCTGGTGGAAGACCACGATGTCATCGATACGGTTGAGGAACTCAGGTCGGAAATGCTTCTTTAGCTCGTCGTGAACTTTGTTCTTCATACGCTCGTATTGGCCAGAAGCATCCTGCTCACCAACTGCACTGAAGCCCATGCCCACTGCCTTGGAAATGTCCTGGGTACCAAGGTTTGAGGTGAAGATCAGTACGGTGTTCTTGAAATCCACCAGGCGGCCTTGGCCGTCGGTAAGCCGACCATCTTCAAGGACTTGAAGCAAGGTGTTGTAAATTTCCTTGTGGGCCTTTTCGATTTCGTCGAAAAGCACCACGGAGAACGGCTTACGGCGAACCTTCTCGGTAAGCTGGCCGCCCTCTTCATAACCCACGTAGCCTGGAGGGGCACCGAACAGGCGAGAAGCCGTAAAGCGATCGTGGAATTCACCCATGTCGATTTGGATCAAAGCGTCATCCTCACCAAAGAGGAAATTCGCCAGTGCCTTAGACAGCTCGGTCTTACCCACACCGGACGGCCCCGCGAAAATAAAGGAACCAGATGGGCGCCGTGGGTCTTTCAAGCCTGCACGGGTGCGACGAATCGCACGAGATACTGCCTTAACAGCATCGTCCTGCCCGATGATCCGCTTGTGCAATTCCTCTTCCATGTGCAGCAGTCGGGAGGATTCCTCCTCGGTCAGCTTAAACACAGGAATACCAGTCCAATGCGCAAGCACTTCAGCAATCTGTTCCTCGCCAACCTCAGCGATATCCTCTAATTCGCCGGAACGCCATTGCTTTTCTTTCTCTGCACGCTCCTCACCCAGTTTGCGTTCCTTATCGCGCAGCCCAGCTGCCTTTTCGAAGTCCTGGGCATCAATGGCAGCCTCCTTTTCCCTACGGACAGCTGCGATTCGCTCATCAACTTCACGCAGTCCCTCCGGCGCCGTCATCCGCTTAATGCGCATGCGGGCACCAGCTTCGTCGATCAAGTCAACGGCTTTATCCGGCAAGAAGCGGTCGTTAATGTAGCGATCCGAAAGATTCGCTGCCGCAGCCAAGGCACCATCGGTGATCGAGACCCGGTGGTGAGCTTCATAGCGATCACGTAGCCCTTTGAGAATATCGATGGTCAATTCCACCGAAGGTTCCGGAACGTTCACTGGTTGGAACCGACGCTCCAGCGCCGCATCCTTTTCAATGTGCTTGCGGTATTCATCCAAAGTGGTGGCACCAATGGTCTGCAATTCACCACGCGCCAACTTCGGCTTAAGCAGCGAAGCTGCGTCAATAGCACCCTCCGCGGCACCCGCGCCAACTAAGGTGTGGATCTCATCAATAAACAGGATAATGTCGCCGCGCTGATTGATTTCCTTCAGCACTTTCTTCAGGCGCTCCTCAAAATCACCACGGTATCGGGAACCCGCAACCAGCGACCCCAAATCGAGGGAATATACCTGCTTATTCTTCAGTGTCTCTGGAACTTTGCCGTTAACAATGTCGAGGGCAAGGCCTTCAACAACGGCGGTTTTACCTACACCAGGCTCGCCGATAAGCACCGGGTTATTCTTGGTGCGACGGGAAAGAACCTGCATGATGCGTTCGATTTCCTGCTCCCGGCCAACAACCGGATCCAGCTTGCCTTCCTTGGCTGCCTGGGTAAGGTTACGACCAAACTGATCGAGCACCAACGAATTGGAACGCTCCCCAGCACCTCCCCGGCCGCCCCGGCTACCAGCACCAGCACCTAAACCACCCGAGCTTGGGCTGGCTCCAGCACCCACAGCATCGTTGCCTTCCGATTCAGGGCTATCACCACCCTCGTAGCCACTGAGTAACTGGATAACCTGCTGGCGCACCCGGGGAAGATCCGCACCAAGCTTCACTAACACCTGAGCAGCAACACCCTCACCCTCCCGGATCAAGCCAAGTAGCAAAAACTCGGTGCCGATGTACTTGTGCCCCATCTGGAGCCCCTCGCGTAGCGAAAGTTCCAGCACTTTCTTCGCACGAGGAGTAAAAGGAATATGCCCAACAGGCGGCTCGGTACCTTGGCCAATAATCTCTTCCACCTCTTGGCGCACAGCTTCCAGAGAGATACCCATTGACTCCAGTGCTTTTGCAGCAACACCCTCGCCTTCGTGGATGAGACCCAACAAAATATGCTCGGTGCCGATGTAATTATGGTTAAGGCCACGTGCCTCCTCCTGCGCCAGCACGATGACGCGGCGAGCACGGTCAGTAAAACGCTCGAACATGTTCACTTCCTAACTTGAAATTCGCTAATGCTCACCACTTTAACCCGCGGAACAAACCTTCAGAACCCAAGCCGCGACCATAACGCGTCGAAAAGCAGAAAAAGCCCAGCTTAAACGCATGTACGCCGGTAGCGAACACCCATCAAGGCACCCGAGCCGCAAAATTCGCCGCCTCAATACCACTCGTGCGCTTAGGGAACCGACGCGGCGAAGCTGGCGCCACCGCCTTAGGCTTCTTGCTTTTCGACGCCCGCATCACC
The nucleotide sequence above comes from Corynebacterium mustelae. Encoded proteins:
- a CDS encoding ATP-dependent Clp protease ATP-binding subunit codes for the protein MFERFTDRARRVIVLAQEEARGLNHNYIGTEHILLGLIHEGEGVAAKALESMGISLEAVRQEVEEIIGQGTEPPVGHIPFTPRAKKVLELSLREGLQMGHKYIGTEFLLLGLIREGEGVAAQVLVKLGADLPRVRQQVIQLLSGYEGGDSPESEGNDAVGAGASPSSGGLGAGAGSRGGRGGAGERSNSLVLDQFGRNLTQAAKEGKLDPVVGREQEIERIMQVLSRRTKNNPVLIGEPGVGKTAVVEGLALDIVNGKVPETLKNKQVYSLDLGSLVAGSRYRGDFEERLKKVLKEINQRGDIILFIDEIHTLVGAGAAEGAIDAASLLKPKLARGELQTIGATTLDEYRKHIEKDAALERRFQPVNVPEPSVELTIDILKGLRDRYEAHHRVSITDGALAAAANLSDRYINDRFLPDKAVDLIDEAGARMRIKRMTAPEGLREVDERIAAVRREKEAAIDAQDFEKAAGLRDKERKLGEERAEKEKQWRSGELEDIAEVGEEQIAEVLAHWTGIPVFKLTEEESSRLLHMEEELHKRIIGQDDAVKAVSRAIRRTRAGLKDPRRPSGSFIFAGPSGVGKTELSKALANFLFGEDDALIQIDMGEFHDRFTASRLFGAPPGYVGYEEGGQLTEKVRRKPFSVVLFDEIEKAHKEIYNTLLQVLEDGRLTDGQGRLVDFKNTVLIFTSNLGTQDISKAVGMGFSAVGEQDASGQYERMKNKVHDELKKHFRPEFLNRIDDIVVFHQLTQEQIVEMVDLLVGRVEKALAAKDMGIELTDLAKNLLAKRGFDPVLGARPLRRTIQREIEDALSEKILFGEVGAGEIITVDVTGWDGESKDTDKAEFTFTPRPKPLPDFVGEMSTAAAEPVAEPSPEV